Proteins encoded by one window of Lycium barbarum isolate Lr01 chromosome 11, ASM1917538v2, whole genome shotgun sequence:
- the LOC132620198 gene encoding nascent polypeptide-associated complex subunit alpha-like protein 3 codes for MKFEAKVQILGALKDQATIFESLADVLLKDVQALKYSQGASGSSKLSRSEKKSRKAMIRLGMKPFPGVSLVTLKKNVFKSPASDTYVIFGEGKVEYLSSQLQSQAEDVDERRAERCQDHSRC; via the exons ATGAAATTTGAAGCGAAAGTCCAAATACTTGGAGCATTAAAGGATCAAGCTACTATTTTTGAAAGTCTTGCTGATGTTTTGCTCAAAGATGTGCAAGCGTTGAAATATAGTCAAG GGGCTAGTGGTAGCTCAAAGCTGAGCAGGAGCGAGAAGAAGAGCCGAAAAGCTATGATCAGGCTTGGAATGAAGCCATTCCCGGGTGTCAGCCTTGTCACGCTCAAAAAGA ATGTTTTCAAGAGCCCTGCATCAGACACATATGTTATATTTGGTGAGGGAAAGGTTGAGTACTTGAGCTCTCAATTGCAGTCTCAAGCTGAGGATGTAGATGAGAGGAGAGCTGAAAGATGCCAAGATCATTCCAGATGCTAA